Below is a window of Streptomyces qaidamensis DNA.
CGGCGCGCACGTCGCCCATGAGGGCGTGCCCGCGCGCCTCCGCCGCCAGGAACATCGACTCCGCCCGCGGCGACACGCGCCCCCGCGCCCCCTCCTGCGCCGCCCGCGCCAACTGCGCGATCTCCCGCGGGTTTCCGAGCTGCGCGGCGAGATGGCTCATGGAGGCCGCGAGGACGTACCCGCCGTAGCCGCGGTCCCCGGCGGCCTGCGCCAGCCGCAGGGCCTGGATGTAGTAGCGCTGGGCCAGGCCGGGCTGGCCGGTGTCGACGGCCATGTACCCGGCGAGCTCCGTCAGCCGGGCCACCGCGGCGAACAGGTCCCGCCCGACCGCCTCCCGGTACGACCCCGCCAGCAGCCCCGAGACGACGCTGTTGAGGTAGTGCACGACGACCGGCCGCACATGCCCGCTGCCGTACTGGTGGTCGAGATCCACCAGCGCCTGCGTCATGGCATGGACCGCCTGCACGTCGGACTGCCCCACCCGCGGCCCCGCCGAGCGCGAGACCTGCGCGTCGGGCGTGGAGATCAGCCAGTCCCGGCTGGGCTCGACCAGCGCGGACGCCGCGACGGAGGAACCGGACAGGAAGTCCCGCCGCCCCACGTCGCTGCGCCACAGCTCGCAGACCTGCTCGATGGCCCCCAGTACCGTCGGCGAGAACTGCAGGCCCACGCCCGAGGCGAGGTTCTTGCCGTTGGCCATGCCGATCTCGTCGATCGTGACCGTACGGCCGAGTTTGCGGCCCAGCGCCTCGGCGATGATCGCCGGGGCCCGGCCCCGCGGCTGCTGCCCGCGCAGCCAGCGCGCCACCGACGTCTTGTCGTAGCGCAGGTCGAGGCCGTGCTCGGCACCGCACATGTTGACCCGGCGGGCCAGGCCGGCGTTGGAGCATCCGGCTTCCTGGATGAGCGCCTGCAGCCGTTCGTTCGGCTGCCGGGCGACGAGCGGCCTTGCGGCCATGGCGTACCCCCTGAGGCTGCGGTGCCTGCCCACGCACCGAGTTGACGTGTCTTCCGCGGCCGAACCCCTCACGTCCCGGCGAAAAGATCCGGCCGTGAAGATCAATGCCCCGCCGACCAGGCGAAAATGCGAAGCATGTGAGGAATGCCGGGGTAACGGCAGTTGCCGGCCCCCCTCGTGGCTACCCAGCTCCGCGACGGGATCCTCCTGCGCGCCCCCGCACATGCACCCATGCGCCCCGCGAACAGGGGCGATGCTCTCCCCCGCGCACACGGGTGGGCGTAACCCCTGGTGACGACCAGAGTTGTGTTCATCGTGGAAGAGACGATCGCGGGCACCGAAGCCGCTCAGATCCCGAAGCAGCGCGGGGAATCGCTGCTGGAGACCGCTGTTCGCTACGCCGAGGAGCGCCACTGGGACGTGTTCCCCGGCACCTGGCTGGAAGCCGTCGACGGCAGCCAGCGCTGCTCCTGCGGTGACGCGGCGTGTCCGGCGCCCGGGTCGCACCCGGCGCGCCCGGACTGGGCGACGCAGGCCACGGGCAGTGCGACGGTCGCGCGACGGATGTGGCAGAAGCAGCCGACCGCGTCGATCCTGCTGCCGACGGGGCGGACGTTCGACGCGATCTCCGTGCCGGAGACGGCCGGGTTCCTGGCGCTCGCGCGCATGGAGCGGATGGAGCTGACGCTCGGGCCGGTGACGCTCACGCCGGACCGGCGGATGGAGTTCTTCGTGCTGCCGGGGGCCGGGGTGAAGGTGCCCGATCTGGTGCGGAAGCTGGGGTGGTCGGTGTCGTCGCTGGATCTGGCCGTGCTGGGTGAGGGGGCGTACGTGGCCGCGCCGCCTACGCGGTTCGGGTCCCGCGGGGCTGTGCAGTGGGCCTGCCGGCCGACTCCGGCGAATCGGTGGCTGCCGGATGCGGAGGAGTTGATCTCGCCGTTGGCCTATGCGTGCGGCAGGGATCGGTAGCCGCGCCCGCTGTCCTGCCTGGTTCGCGTTCGCCGGCGGCTGCGGCTTCGTCGTGGTTGATCGCGCAGTTCCCCGCGCCCCTGAAGCACGCCACCGTAGGGTGCAGGGTGACGGAGGGAGGCGCGGTGGGATCCAGCGCTGTGCGTGTGCGGGGGCTGTGGAAGCGGTTCGGGCAGCAGGTCGCTGTCGCCGGGGTCGATCTCGACTTGCCCGCGGGCAAGTTCATCGGGCTCGTCGGGCCGAACGGGGCCGGGAAGACCACCACCTTGTCGATGGTGACCGGGCTGCTCAGGCCCGATCACGGGACCGTCGAGGTGGTCGGGCACGACGTGTGGCGGGACCCCGTCGAGGTGAAGGCGCGGATCGGGGTGCTGCCGGAGGGGCTGCGGCTCTTCGAACGGCTCTCCGGGCGGGAACTGCTGGCGTATTCCGGGCGGTTGCGCGGACTGCCCGGTGCCGAGGTCGACAAGCGGGCCACGCAGCTCCTCGACGTCCTCGATCTGGCCGGGGCCCAGCACAAGCTGGTCGTCGACTACTCGACCGGCATGCGCAAGAAGATCGGGCTCGCCAGCGCTCTCCTCCACAATCCCGAAGTGCTGTTCCTGGACGAGCCGTTCGAGGGGGTGGACCCCGTCTCCGCGCAGACCATCCGCGGCGTCCTGGAGCGGTACACGGCCTCGGGCGCCACGGTCGTGTTCTCTTCCCACGTCATGGAGCTCGTCGAGTCGCTGTGCGACTGGGTCGCCGTCATGGCCGCCGGGCGGATCCGTGCCACCGGCACGCTCGCCGAGGTGCGCGGGGACGCTCCCTCGTTGCAGCGGGCGTTCCTCGAACTCGTCGGCGCACAGGGCCGGGACGCCGGGTCCGATCTCGACTGGCTGGGCGGCGGGGCCCGGTGAGCGCCGACGCGATCACCCCCGTCTTCGTGCGGCTGAAGCTGTCGCTGCTGCGCAACGGGCTGCGGCAGTCCGGCGGGCGGAAGGCCGCCTACATCACCTCGGCCGTCTTCGCCCTGCTGTTCGCCGCGCTCCAGCTGATCGGCCTGATCGCGCTGCGCGGCCACGCGCACGCCGAGTCGGTGGTCGTGCTGGCGGTGGCGGTGCTGGGGCTCGGGTGGGCGGTGATGCCGTTGTTCTTCCCCAGCGGTGACGAGACCCTCGACCCGACCCGGCTGGTGATGCTGCCGCTGCGGCCCCGGCCGCTGGTGCGGGCGCTGCTCACGGCCTCGCTGGTGGGCATCGGGCCGCTGTTCACCCTGTGTCTGCTGGTCGGCTCCGTCGTCGCGGTGGCGCGGGGCGGGGCGGCGTTCGCCGTCGGTGCCGTCGCCGTCGTCCTCGCGCTGCTGGTGTGCGTGGCGCTCGCGCGGGCCGTCGCCGCCGCGAACGTACGGCTGCTGACCAGCCGGAAGGGGCGCGACCTCGCCGTGCTCAGCGGGCTGGTCATCGCCATCGGGGCGCAGATCGTCAACTTCGGCGCGCAGCGCATCGGGGCGTCGGGGCTGGGCGAACTCGACCCGGCGGCCGGGATCCTGCAGTGGGTGCCGCCGGCCTCGGCGATCGGGGCCGTGCACGCGGTGGGCGAGGGGTCGTACGGTGTCGCCGCCGCGCAGCTGGCGCTGACCGCGGGGGCGCTGGTGGCGCTGCTCGCGCTCTGGTCACGGCATCTGACCCGGCTGATGACCTCACCCGACGGATCCACCCTGCCGGGCGCCGAGTCGGCCGCCAAGGAGCGGTCGTCGACCGGGCTGGGGCGGCTGCTGCCTCCGGGCCGTACGGGCACGGTCATGGAGCGCAGCCTGCGGTACGTGTGGCGCGACCCGAAGACCAAGGCCGCCTGGGTGACGTCGCTGGCCATCGGGCTGATCGTGCCGGTGTTCAACGCCTGGCAGGGCACCGGGTCGGTGTACTTCGCGTGCTTCGCCGCCGGGATGCTCGGCATCCAGATGTACAACCAGTTCGGGCAGGACACCTCGGCGTTCTGGATCGTCGCGATGACGATCTCCTCGACCCGTGACGCCTACGTCGAACTGCGCGCCCGGGCGTACGCCCTGCTGCTGATCACGGTGCCCTACGCCGCGCTCGTGACGATCCTGACGACGGCCATGCTCGGTGACTGGCGGCGGCTGCCCGAGGCACTGGGCCTGTCCTTCGCGCTGCTCGGCGCGATGCTCGCGACCGGGGCGTGGACGTCCGCCCGTTTCCCCTACTCCATCCCGCAGGAGGGCTACAAGAACGTCGCCCCCGGGCAGACCGGGCTCGCCTGGATCTCCATCTTCGGCGGGATGGTGGCGGCCGCCCTGCTGTGCGCGCCCGTCATCGCGCTCACGATCTGGCTGAACGTGAGCGCCGACGGCGAAGACTGGACGTGGCTGCTGTTGCCGGTGAGCACGGCGTACGGGGCGGGGCTCGCGGCGGCGGGGCTGAAACTGGCCGCTCCGCGGACCGCCCGGCGGCTGCCGGAGATCCTGGCGGCGGTCAGCAAGGGGTGACGGGGGCCGGGCCGGCGTCAGTCGTCGCCCAGCGCGTCCAGGAACGGCTCGATCGCGGCGCGCCAGGCCTCCGGCTGGTCGTAGTGCACCAGGTGGCCGGCGTCGGCGACCTCCGCGTACTGGCCGCGGGGCAGGACCCGGACCATCTCCTGGGCCTCGGCGCGGCCCAGCTCGCCGTCCAGACCGCGCACGACCAGGGCGGGGCAGCGGACCTGGGCCAGCTCCTCCCAGTGCGCGTCGTACACCCAGGTCTCGCGGGAGCGGAGCATCTGCTCCGGCTCGAAGACCGGACGCCAGCCGTCCGGGGACTCGGCCATCACCTCGGCGTAGAACGCGCCACGGGCCGGATTGGGCCGCTCCACCCAGGGGTCGTCCTCGCCGAACCACTTGCGTACGTCGGCGAGCGTGGCGAACGGCAGTGGCCAGGCCTCGAACCACTGGTCCCACTCGCGCTGCGAGGCGGCGCCGAGCGCGGAGGCCCGCATGTCGCAGATGATCAACCCGCGGACCAGGTCGGGACGCCTGGCGGCGAGCTGCCAGGCGGTCAGCGCGCCCATGGCGTGGCCGATGAGGACGACCGGGGCGAGACCGAGCTGCTCCAGAGCGGCCTCGGCGTCGTCGACGTAGGCGTCACGCGTGAAGGAGCCCTGCGGGGGTTTGTCGCTGCGGCCGTGGCCGCGCTGGTCGAGGGCGACCGCGCGGTAGCGCGCGGAGAGCCAGCGGGCGGTGTAGGCCCAGTGTGAGGCGCGGCCCATGAGGCCGTGCAGTAACAGCACACCCGGGGAGCCCTCCGGCGCGGTGTGCCCGTCGTGCGCCCCCTGCCCGTCCTGCGCGGGATCGGTCTTGGGCGGGTCCCCGAACTCCCAGGCCGCCAGGCGTACGCCGCCCGTCCCGGTCACGTCGATGCGTCGCGCCATGTCCTGGCACCCCCCAAGCTTCGCGCGGACCGCGGCTCCCTGAGCCGGCCGGTCCTGTGAACCGTGTTCTGCCTGCTGTGCCTTCTGCCGTGCTGGTTGCCGTACCTGTCGGTGCAAGTGTGCCGTGCGCCGCCCGCAGACTATCGAAAGCGCATTCGAGAATGGGGTTCTCGCGGGCAACACCCCTCGTTCGAGTGACCACCCCCGGGGATTGATCGCCGCTGCCGCGGGGAGATCTCCAGCGGGAGGCGGACCGCTCGGGGAAACCGGTCCGAGGGGAATGACCCTGAGAGCTCGGGGCTCCGGGTCAGCACAGGGGAGGACAGGCCCCGGCGCCGCACGGCGCCGGGGCCCTCCACATCTCCACGGCACATCCTCCCGTCCCCTCCCCGGCCGGGCGACATCGCTGTCGAGCCTCGGCCCAGAGCCCCTCAGGTCATATGCCTCACGCGACAGCGTCGCACGGGAAGCGTGCGAGCGCTGCCATTCGACGGACTGGATCCCGGATTCGGTCCGGATCACGCCAACGCCACAAGAACCCCCTGCGCAACGGGAGTTGGCCCAAGCCGACCGACCGGCTCAGGACTCGACTCCCCGGGTCGGATCAGGCCGGATCGGATCGGGTCGGGCCGGATCAAGCCGCATCAGGCCGGGTCGGGCCGGATCAGGGCTTGGCGACGAACACGTGGGACGCGACGTCCGACTCCAGCTCGGCCGCCTCGCCGCCGCTGCCCACCAGCACCCCGCCAGCCGACTCCGTCACACTCACCACCGAGCCGGGCTGCACGCCCGCCCGCCGCAGCGTGTACATCAGCTGCGCGTCCGTCTGGATCGGCTCACCGATCCGGCGCACCACGACCGTCTTGCCCTCGGGGCCCGGGTCGAGACTGGCCAGCGACACCATGCCCTCGTCCAGGAACGGGTCGGCGCCGTCCTTCTCGCCGAGCTCCTCCAGACCCGGGATCGGGTTGCCGTACGGCGACTCCGTCGGGTGCCGCAGCAGCTCCAGGACGCGGCGCTCCACGGCCTCGCTCATCACGTGCTCCCAGCGGCACGCCTCGGCGTGGACCTGCTCCCACTCCAGACCGATCACGTCGACGAGCAGACACTCGGCGAGGCGGTGCTTGCGCATCACCCGCGTGGCCAGCCGGCGGCCCTCGTCGGTCAGCTCCAGATGCCGGTCGCTGGCGACGGACACCAGGCCGTCGCGCTCCATGCGCGCCACGGTCTGGCTGACGGTCGGCCCGCTCTGGTCCAGCCGCTCGGCGATACGGGCGCGCATGGGGACCACACCCTCTTCCTCCAGCTCGAGGATGGTGCGGAGATACATCTCCGTGGTGTCGATCAGTCCGGACATACGTGCCCCTCGAATGAGATCTGCCGGAGGCTGGACGGCTCACCGGCGCGTGCGCTGGCCCTGCACCCAATTCTGCCGGATACCACCGACAACCGTGCCGCGGGAGGGAAAGCCGGGGATTACCCGGCCGTCCGCAAGGGTACGGACTTCCCTTTCGGGCGCTTCCCGGCACTCCGCGCACGCCCCTCATGGCCGTATTGACACCGCACTGGTCCAGACCGCACCGTGATGCGCGACACAAGCCGCGAGGCCAGCCTGAAGGGACCCCGTATGAGCGACCGCGCGCCGGCCGGCCAGTTCATCGACGCCGCGATCGGCCTGCTGCGGCGGCTGCGCGACGAGGAGGCCGACAGCATCGCCGCGGCCGGGACGCTCCTCGCCGACACCGTCGCCGACGGCGGCCGCCTCTTCGCCTTCGGCGCCGGGCACTCCTCCCTCGCCGCGCAGGACCTCGTCTACCGCGCCGGCGGCCTCGCCCTGGTGAACCTGCTCGCCGTACCCGGTGTCGTCGGCGTCGACGTCATGCCCGCACCCCTCGGCTCCGCCCTGGAACGCGTCGACGGCCTCGCGAGCGCCGTCCTCGACAGCTCCCCGCTCCGCGCGGGCGACGCCCTCCTGGTCATCTCCCTGTCGGGGCGCAACGCCCTGCCCGTCGAGATGGCCATGAACGCGCGCGCCCTGGGCGTCAAGGTCATCGGCGTGACCTCGGTGGCCTACGCCTCCCGGACGAAGTCCCGGCACGCCTCCGGGACGTACCTCAAGGACCACTGCGACCTCGTCCTCGACTCGAAGATCGCGGTCGGCGACGCGGAACTGACCCACGACGGCATCCCCGCCCCTTTCGCCCCCGCCTCGACGGTCGTCACCTCGGCCCTCCTCCAGGCCGTCATGGCGACGACCGCCACCACCCTCGCCGACCGCGGCATCGAGCCGCCCCTGCTGCGCTCCGGCAACGTCGACGGCGGCCACGACTGGAACACCCGGGTGATGGAGCAGTACCGCGACCGGATCTTCTACCGGCACTGACCGGACCCGGGGGCGCCTCTCTCACCCCGGGTCGACCACCCCGCTCGGCACCTTCGGCCGCAGCCCCCGTCGCCGCTCGCCCCGACCACACGGCCCGGCACGGGCGGACCACAACCGGCCACCCCCACCACTCGCCCGACAGCCCAGCACCGCCCAGCACAAGCGGACCACAACCGGCCACCCCCACCACTCGCCCGACAGCCCAGCACCGCCCAGCACAAGCGGACCACAACCGGCCACCCCCACCACTCGCCCGACAGCCCAGCACCGCCCAGCACAGGCGGGCCACAACCGGCCACCCCCGGCACCGCCCGGCGCAGCGGACCGCAGCCGGACGCGCCTCACTCCCCGTCCGACAGCCCCGACAGATCCAGCGCCGAAGCGATCCGCACCGCCACGTCCTCCGCGTACATCGCGTCGGACCGCTCGAAGGCACTGCGCCCCGCGCCCCGCAGGAACGTCACGACGCCCAGGGTCCGGCCCCGGCTGCGCAGCACCGCGCACAGGGCGTGGACCGCGTCCGGGGGCCACTGACGGGCCAGGGCCCACTCGCGGGCCGCCTCGGGCCGGGCGGCGCCCGCGCTCGCACGCACGGCTCCCACCCGCTCCACGCACTGCCGCGCAGGATGCCCCTCTGCATAGCGGACGGGCAGACCCGCCTGACCGGCCAGCCTGCTCGGGCCCGGCGCCCCGGACGGAGTGGCGGCGACCCGGACCAGCCGGACCGGCCCCTCGGCCTCCGCGTCGGTGACCGCGCCGCCGGCGGCCCGGTCGATCAGCCCGTGGTCGGCGAAACCGGCCAGGGCGAAGTCCAGGTGGACCGTCGCCGCCTCCGCCGGGTCCTCGCACTCGGCTGCGGCCCGCGAAGCACGGTGCAGCTGCTGCATACGGAAGCGCAGCAGGGACGCCTCCTGCTCGGCCTGCTTGGCCTCCGTCACGTCCTGGAACAACCAGCCCACGCCCAGCGGAACCGGCTCCTCCGCGAGCGGCGAGGCCAGCCGCAGGAAGCCGCTGCGCCAGCAGCGCCGCTTCTCGCCCTCCTTGGCGCGCACGCTCACCCACACCTCGGCGGGCGCGGGCGGCGCACCCTCCGCCAGCACATGCTGCAGCGCGCTCTCCAGCTCCTCCACGCCGTGCGACAGCAGCTCCCCGAGCGGCCGCCCCAGCACCGACGTACGGCCCGTGCCGAGCGCGCGGGCCGCGTGCGCGTTCACCACGGCCGGCCGCAGGTCCACGTCCACCAGCACGACACCCCAGCTGGCGTCCTCGAACAGGGCCTCGCTCAGCGCGATAGAGCGCTCCAGATCGATCTGCGCGTGCACCTCGCTGAACGCGCAGTACACCCCCGCCGGCTTGCCGTCGGTCCCGCGCACCGCCGCCGACTGCATCCGCACGAGCACCCGCCCGCCGTCCTTCGTCAGCAGAGCGAACTCGTGCACCTGCCGCCCCGGCGCGTGCATCGCCGACAGCAGCCGCCCCTCGACCTCCTCGGCGTCCGCGCTGCGCACGGCCCACCCGGCCAGCCCACGCCGCCCCACGGCCTCGTCCGCGCCCCAGCCCAGAATCCGTTCGGCCTCACGGTTCCAGTGCGTCACGACTCCGTCGGCGTCGAACGCGCACAGCGCCGCGTCCATGCCGTCCAGCAAAGCGGCAAGCAGATCCGAACCATCCGAACTCTCCCGCTCGGGCTCGTCCGGCCCCAGCTCGTCGGTGGTCCCACTACGCCGGGAAGCACTCACCTGGACCCCCTGCAGGCTGCGTCCGCACGTACGGCACGTCGGTTCGCTCCTTGCAATCATTCAACTGGAACGTGACCCAGCGCACACCGAGTTCCCACAACATTGAAGGAATCGTTGTACGGCGGCAATCCCCACGTCAACGGCTCCGGAGACCACCCGGCCGACCACACCGCGGCCGACCGACGCCGTCAGTCGATCAACAACCGGGCCCTGCCTCCGCCCCCTGCCGCGTGTACCCATCGATCCCGATCTTCATACGGGCGTCGGGCGGTGGGATCCCGAAGGACGCAGCGGAGTGGAGCCATGCCGGAGCAGCAGAGAGTTCGGCCACGCGTTCGACTGAGGGCACCGCTGGCTGATGCCGCCGCCATGCCGGCGACCGGATCGTGAGGTGTCCGGCGCATGTGCTGACGGCGAAGGCCACGGGCCGCGGCTCTTACGCCCGCACCACTTCGGACAGGCACGGGTTCCCTCGTCTGCTGAGGACTCGTGCCGAGCAGCGCTCCGGATACATCACCGGCGACCTGGTGCGTGCTGTGGTGCCGCGAGGCATACGGGTGGGGCATCCGACCCGAACCGGCACAGTCAACGTCTCGAAAAATGGGTTGAGCGGTGAGCGGGCGGTTCCTAGTGTGTGGCTCACACCGAAAGGAGGTGATCCGGCAGATGTATGAATCCCGGACGCGTGAGGTGGCTGCGGGCTAGAGGCCCGTCACCACACTCAGTGCGGTGCCGAGCCGGCACGTGAGCGTACGTGCAGCCGGCCCAATCTCAGGCAGTCACCCGACCCGCGAGTCGCCGGTACGTCCGGCCGGCTCCTCCCCAGGAGGAACCAGACTCGCGGGTCGTCTGCGTTCTTCTGCGGCGTTCCGGGGGCGATGACAGTGGGTGCGTGGCGTGAGGACCGGATCGGGAGCGCCCTGCGGGGCGAGAATCCGGCCGTGATGCGGCGGCTGGAGTCCGGGTTCGCGGTGATCGGGGATGTGCAGTTCCTGCCCGGCTACTCGGTGCTGCTGACCGATGATCCCGCTGTGCAGCGGTTGTCCGAGTTGCCGCGGAGCGGGCGGCTGGCGTTCCTGGCCGACATGGACCGGCTGGGGGAGGCCGTCGAGCAGGCCTGCCGGCGGGTGGAGCCGGGGTTTCGGCGGGTCAATCTGGAGATTCTCGGGAACGCCGACGGGTTTCTGCACGCGCAGGTGTGGCCGCGGTACGCCTGGGAGCCCGCGGAGCTCGTGCGGCGGCCCGTGTGGCTCTACCCGCGGGGGATGTGGGGCGAGGCGCGGTACGCGCTCGGGGCTCGGCACGGCCCGTTGCGGGAGGCCATCGGGGAGGAGCTGGACCGGCTCTCGGGGCGGAGCACACGGACGGCCCCACCCGGGAGCGGGTGAGGCCGTGGGCGGGGCGGGTCAGTGTGCGATGTCCTCGTAGCCCTCGATGTCGTGGGGGTCGCGGGTGCCCGGGCCGACGTAGCGGGCCGAGGGGCGGACCAGGCGGCCCGTGCGCTTCTGCTCCAGGATGTGGGCGGACCAGCCGGCCGTGCGGGCGCAGGTGAACATGGACGTGAACATGTGCGCCGGGACCTCGGCGAAGTCCAGGACGATGGCCGCCCAGAACTCGACGTTGGTGGCGAGGACGCGGTCGGGGCGGCGGGCGTGGAGTTCCGCGAGGGCCGCCTTCTCCAGGGCCTCGGCGACCTCGAAGCGGGGGGCTCCCAGTTCGCGGGCGGTGCGGCGCAGGACCCTCGCCCTCGGGTCCTCGGCGCGGTAGACGCGGTGGCCGAAGCCCATGAGGCGTTCGCCCTTGTCGAGCGCGTTCTTGACGTAGGCCTCCGCGTCGCCCGTGCGTTCGATCTCCTCGATCATGCCGAGGACGCGGGAGGGGGCGCCGCCGTGGAGCGGGCCGGACATCGCGCCCACGGCGCCGGAGAGCGCGGCCGCGACGTCCGCGCCGGTCGAGGCGATGACACGGGCCGTGAACGTGGACGCGTTCATGCCGTGCTCCGCGGCGCTCGTCCAGTACGCGTCCACCGCCGCCACGTGCTTGGGGTCCGGCTCGCCCCGCCAGCGGATCATGAAGCGTTCGACGACGGACTGCGCCTTGTCGATCTCCCGCTGCGGAACCATCGGCAGACCCTGGCCGCGGGCGGACTGGGCGACGTACGACAGGGCCATGACGGCCGCACGGGCCAGGTCCTCGCGGGCCTCCTCTTCGTCGATGTCCAGGAGGGGTTTGAGGCCCCAGACCGGCGCGAGCATGGCCAGGGCGGACTGGACGTCCACGCGGATGTCACCGGAGTGCACGGGGATGGGGAAGGGCTCGGCGGGCGGCAGGCCGGGATTGAAGGCGCCGTCGACGAGCAGGCCCCAGACGTTGCCGAACGAGACGTGGCCGACGAGGTCCTCGATGTCGACGCCCCGGTACCGGAGTGCGCCGCCCTCCTTATCCGGTTCGGCGATCTCCGTCTCGAACGCGACGACTCCCTCGAGCCCGGGAACGAAGTCGGACATCAGGCGGCTCCTCGTGGTGGAAGTGACAGATGGTGTGTTATGGGGTGGGCGTACGAACCATGTGTCAGTCGGCTTGCGAAGCGGGCGGCCGTCCGGTGGATCCACGGTCGTCTACGGCGACTCGCGGTCCTGGTCGGTTGCCCCTGTGATGCCCCGTCCGGCCTACGGTCACCCAACCGGAACGGCACGGAAACGATATCTCCGAGTGCCACCGTTGGGGAGGGTTCACGGCACTCAGTGCCACGCAGTGACGAAGGACACCGTCCGTACGGCAAGATGACCGGGTGACCGACCGCGACGACGTCCCCTTCGATCTGGCCTCGATGCGCAAGCAGTACCGGGCCGAGGGGCTCTCCGAGACCGAGCTCGCCGCCACGCCCGTCGAGCAGTTCGCGCGCTGGTTCCAGCAGGCCGCGACGGACGGCGGGCTGTTCGAGCCGAACGCCATGATCGTCTCGACGGCCGACGCCGAGGGGCGGACGAGTGCCCGCACGGTGCTGCTGAAGCACTTCGACGAGCAGGGCTTCGTCTTCTACACGAACTACGACTCCCGCAAGGCCCGTGACCTGGCGGAGAACCCTTTCGTCTCGCTGCTGTTCCCCTGGCACCCCATGGCCCGGCAGGTCATCGTGGGCGGGATCGCCCGTCGCACCGGCCGCGACGAGACGGCGGCGTACTTCCGCACCCGCCCGCACGGCTCACAGCTGGGCGCGTGGGCCAGCGCCCAGTCCTCGGTGATCTCCACCCGGGCCGACATCGACGGCGCGTACGCGGAGCTGGCCGCGCGCTACCCGGAGGGCGAGCAGGTGCCGGTGCCCCCGCACTGGGGCGGTTTCCGGGTGGCCCCGCAGACGGTGGAGTTCTGGCAGGGCCGGGAGAACCGGTTGCACGACCGGTTGCGGTACGTGGAGCAGGCCGATGGGAGCTGGCGGGTGGAGCGGCTCAGTCCGTGAGGCTCAGATGCCGATGAGCCGGACTCGATCGCCGCACAGCCGCGCCATGTCGTCGACATCGGACGTCAGCACGGCCACTGGGCCCGGCTGCCGCAGTGCCACCTCGGCGACAGTCGCGTCGATCGCGTACTTGTGGCCGTGCAGCCCGGCGGCCTTCAGCAGTTCCGCGGACGCTTTCGCGGCGCCCTCGGTCACCGGCTCGACCTTGACGCGGGAGAGCGCCCACTGCAGTCGAGGCATGTTCACGCGCGCATGACTGACTTCCACGACGGTGTTGGCGCCGATGACGAAATCGGTGCCCATGGCGTGGAGAACCTGGAACATCGCCAGGATCTTGCGATCCTGTGCGATCCAGGCGGAGAGCCCGTGGGAGTCCAGGACAACCGTCTCGACGTGCTCCATCACGCAGCGCTCGCCGATCCGTCGGCATCCGCCGTGCCGAAGATCCTGGAGCGGGCCTCGGCCAGCTCCTCCTCCGTGAACGCCCCGTGCTCCTCCTGGTGACGCATCAGGTCGGCGCCGAGCAACTGATGCCGCAGCTGACGAGCCACCGCCTCGGCGACATAGCCGGAGACGTTGTCGGTGAGCTTCCTGAGTTCGGCGACCTGGTCGGTCGGCAGTGTCACCGTGATGCGTGTCGTGTCCGCCATGCTCCGAGCATACTGCGGTATGCGCATCCCCCGTCCGCGCTGACACCACTCAGCCCAGCGTCTCCTCCAGCAGCCCCGCCCACTGGGCCACCACCCGCTCCCGGCGGGCCGCGTCGTCCGTGAGGAGGTTGGCGAGGCCCAGGCCGCGGGCCATGTCGAGGAGGCCCTGGACCGTTTCGCGGACGCCGGGGAGGGACTCGTCGGCGGCGAGGAGGTCGACGGCTATGCGGTGGGTCTCGCGGCCGACGCGGGATT
It encodes the following:
- a CDS encoding type II toxin-antitoxin system CcdA family antitoxin produces the protein MADTTRITVTLPTDQVAELRKLTDNVSGYVAEAVARQLRHQLLGADLMRHQEEHGAFTEEELAEARSRIFGTADADGSASAA
- a CDS encoding citrate synthase 2, with product MSDFVPGLEGVVAFETEIAEPDKEGGALRYRGVDIEDLVGHVSFGNVWGLLVDGAFNPGLPPAEPFPIPVHSGDIRVDVQSALAMLAPVWGLKPLLDIDEEEAREDLARAAVMALSYVAQSARGQGLPMVPQREIDKAQSVVERFMIRWRGEPDPKHVAAVDAYWTSAAEHGMNASTFTARVIASTGADVAAALSGAVGAMSGPLHGGAPSRVLGMIEEIERTGDAEAYVKNALDKGERLMGFGHRVYRAEDPRARVLRRTARELGAPRFEVAEALEKAALAELHARRPDRVLATNVEFWAAIVLDFAEVPAHMFTSMFTCARTAGWSAHILEQKRTGRLVRPSARYVGPGTRDPHDIEGYEDIAH
- the pdxH gene encoding pyridoxamine 5'-phosphate oxidase, with the translated sequence MTDRDDVPFDLASMRKQYRAEGLSETELAATPVEQFARWFQQAATDGGLFEPNAMIVSTADAEGRTSARTVLLKHFDEQGFVFYTNYDSRKARDLAENPFVSLLFPWHPMARQVIVGGIARRTGRDETAAYFRTRPHGSQLGAWASAQSSVISTRADIDGAYAELAARYPEGEQVPVPPHWGGFRVAPQTVEFWQGRENRLHDRLRYVEQADGSWRVERLSP
- a CDS encoding PAS domain-containing protein; protein product: MIARSEPTCRTCGRSLQGVQVSASRRSGTTDELGPDEPERESSDGSDLLAALLDGMDAALCAFDADGVVTHWNREAERILGWGADEAVGRRGLAGWAVRSADAEEVEGRLLSAMHAPGRQVHEFALLTKDGGRVLVRMQSAAVRGTDGKPAGVYCAFSEVHAQIDLERSIALSEALFEDASWGVVLVDVDLRPAVVNAHAARALGTGRTSVLGRPLGELLSHGVEELESALQHVLAEGAPPAPAEVWVSVRAKEGEKRRCWRSGFLRLASPLAEEPVPLGVGWLFQDVTEAKQAEQEASLLRFRMQQLHRASRAAAECEDPAEAATVHLDFALAGFADHGLIDRAAGGAVTDAEAEGPVRLVRVAATPSGAPGPSRLAGQAGLPVRYAEGHPARQCVERVGAVRASAGAARPEAAREWALARQWPPDAVHALCAVLRSRGRTLGVVTFLRGAGRSAFERSDAMYAEDVAVRIASALDLSGLSDGE